In Juglans microcarpa x Juglans regia isolate MS1-56 chromosome 7D, Jm3101_v1.0, whole genome shotgun sequence, the following are encoded in one genomic region:
- the LOC121238926 gene encoding UDP-glycosyltransferase 87A1-like codes for MDPTKTYSSAVCRVVAMPYPGRGHINPMMNLCKQLVLKSPSIIVTFVVTEEWLGIIGEQTKPANIRFATIPNVIPSERVRAKDFPGFLEAISTKMEAPFEELLDRLEHPVTAIVADTYLVWSVEVGNRRNIPVASLMTMSATVFSVVHHLELLVQNGHFPVELSGRGDELVDYIPGVPAMRLADLPAFSSGNGLKVKPLSWKCISLVPKAQCLLFTCVHELEPQVFDNLRAEFPIPIYPIGPSIPYLELRDNASGSDGNVNGVNYFHWLDSQPIRSVLYISFGSFYSVSDAQMDEIVGGVRDSGVRCLWVSRGNNGRFKDGCGDMGLVVPWCDQLKVLCHSSIGGFWTHSGWNSTLEGVFAGVPMLTLPILFDQFPNSKQIVEDWKVGWRIKKDVRSKDLVTRGEISELLKRFMDQESNEGLKLRMRAKELQEACQRAIAEGGSTQNYLDAFIKDISRSQS; via the exons ATGGATCCGACCAAAACATATTCATCCGCCGTCTGCCGCGTGGTGGCGATGCCCTATCCCGGTCGAGGCCACATCAACCCCATGATGAACCTTTGCAAGCAACTAGTTTTGAAAAGCCCATCCATCATCGTCACCTTCGTCGTCACCGAGGAGTGGCTCGGCATCATCGGCGAACAAACCAAGCCGGCTAACATACGCTTCGCCACGATACCCAACGTCATACCTTCCGAGCGTGTTCGCGCTAAAGATTTTCCCGGATTCCTTGAGGCCATCAGCACGAAGATGGAAGCGCCCTTTGAGGAGCTACTGGACCGGCTTGAACATCCGGTGACTGCCATAGTGGCCGATACTTATTTGGTATGGAGCGTCGAAGTGGGGAACCGGAGGAATATTCCGGTGGCGTCACTAATGACCATGTCCGCGACGGTGTTCTCGGTGGTTCACCATCTTGAGCTCCTCGTGCAGAACGGGCATTTCCCGGTTGAACTGTCAG GACGGGGAGACGAGCTTGTGGACTACATCCCTGGAGTCCCAGCTATGCGTCTTGCAGATCTTCCTGCCTTTTCATCTGGAAATGGATTAAAAGTCAAGCCTCTTAGCTGGAAATGTATTTCGTTGGTGCCCAAAGCGCAGTGTCTGCTATTCACTTGTGTCCATGAGCTTGAACCTCAAGTCTTTGACAATTTAAGGGCAGAATTTCCAATCCCCATCTACCCCATTGGCCCTTCCATACCCTACTTAGAACTTCGAGACAATGCCTCCGGCTCCGATGGTAACGTCAATGGTGTAAACTATTTCCACTGGCTAGATTCTCAACCTATCCGTTCTGTCTTGTACATCTCATTTGGAAGTTTCTACTCTGTCTCAGATGCTCAAATGGATGAAATTGTTGGTGGTGTGCGAGATAGTGGTGTTAGATGCTTGTGGGTGTCAAGGGGGAACAATGGTAGGTTTAAGGATGGTTGTGGGGATATGGGTTTGGTGGTACCGTGGTGTGACCAATTGAAGGTTTTGTGCCACTCTTCCATAGGAGGGTTTTGGACACACAGCGGATGGAATTCCACATTAGAGGGTGTTTTTGCTGGTGTTCCAATGCTTACTTTACCCATATTGTTTGATCAATTTCCAAACAGTAAACAAATTGTAGAAGATTGGAAAGTTGGATGGAGGATTAAGAAAGATGTGAGATCTAAAGATTTGGTGACAAGAGGAGAGATTTCCGAGCTCTTAAAGAGGTTTATGGATCAAGAAAGCAACGAGGGGCTCAAACTGCGGATGCGAGCAAAAGAACTTCAAGAGGCCTGTCAAAGGGCAATTGCTGAAGGTGGATCAACTCAAAATTATCTTGATGCCTTCATCAAGGACATTTCAAGAAGCCAATCTTGA
- the LOC121238929 gene encoding UDP-glycosyltransferase 87A1-like: protein MDPAGVEPTAVFHVVAIPFPCQGHVNAMMSLCKLLSSRSANPLLITFVVTEEWLDCIGSEPKPENIRFASIPNVVERSNAVDFGGFNGAVKTKMEAPFEQLLDRLEPPVARILADFELQWALDFGIRRNIPVASLWTMSASFFSVLHHFYVFTQDRHLSVHVLHVTDHGDEHLDQIPGISSKHLEDLRTVFHENDPRGMESLLGSISNVPKAKHLLVNSVYELEPQAFDTLKAVLPFPVYPVGPVIPYLDLEDASFKNGEPDYLKWLDAQPQDSVLYISLGSFFVVSSTQTDEFAIALRNSGVRFLWVAREEASRLKDSCGDKGFVVPWCEQLKVLCHPSVGGFWSHCGWNSTQEAVYGGVPMLAFPLFLDQVPNCRQIVEDWKSGWSVKRAEVGSEILVAKEDISELVQKFMDLESSEGNEVRKRARELKSICRQAISKSSSSSANLDAFICDFLAGHGH, encoded by the exons ATGGATCCCGCCGGCGTTGAACCAACTGCAGTTTTCCACGTCGTGGCCATACCTTTTCCATGTCAAGGCCACGTCAACGCCATGATGAGCCTTTGCAAGTTGTTGTCTTCAAGATCAGCAAACCCCCTTCTCATCACCTTCGTCGTCACCGAAGAGTGGCTCGACTGCATCGGGTCCGAGCCCAAGCCGGAAAACATCCGCTTCGCCTCCATTCCTAACGTCGTAGAGCGCTCAAATGCCGTTGACTTTGGCGGCTTCAACGGAGCAGTCAAGACCAAAATGGAAGCTCCTTTCGAGCAGCTCCTGGATCGGCTTGAACCACCTGTGGCTAGAATCTTAGCTGACTTTGAGTTGCAGTGGGCACTCGACTTCGGGATTCGAAGGAATATTCCGGTGGCGTCGCTTTGGACCATGTCGGCTTCTTTTTTCTCGGTGCTCCATCATTTCTATGTTTTCACACAAGATCGTCACTTGTCGGTTCACGTTTTAC ATGTCACAGATCATGGAGACGAGCATTTGGATCAGATACCCGGAATCTCTTCAAAACATCTAGAAGATCTACGAACAGTTTTTCATGAAAATGATCCACGAGGCATGGAATCACTCTTGGGAAGCATTTCAAACGTGCCGAAAGCAAAACATCTTCTAGTTAATTCTGTATACGAGCTTGAACCCCAAGCTTTTGACACTCTGAAAGCAGTACTTCCTTTCCCCGTGTACCCAGTTGGCCCTGTCATACCTTACTTGGATCTTGAAGATGCTTCCTTTAAGAATGGCGAACCTGACTATCTAAAATGGTTGGATGCCCAACCCCAAGATTCTGTGCTGTACATCTCTCTGGGAAGTTTCTTTGTGGTATCAAGCACCCAAACGGATGAATTTGCCATAGCACTGCGTAATAGTGGTGTAAGATTCTTGTGGGTGGCTCGTGAAGAAGCATCTCGGTTGAAAGATAGCTGTGGTGATAAGGGTTTTGTGGTGCCTTGGTGTGAGCAATTGAAGGTTTTGTGTCATCCTTCTGTAGGAGGTTTTTGGTCACATTGTGGGTGGAATTCCACTCAAGAAGCTGTTTATGGAGGCGTTCCAATGCTTGCTTTCCCTCTGTTCTTGGATCAAGTTCCTAATTGCAGGCAGATTGTAGAGGACTGGAAGAGTGGGTGGAGTGTGAAAAGAGCAGAGGTGGGAAGCGAGATTTTGGTGGCAAAAGAAGATATATCAGAGCTCGTACAAAAGTTTATGGATCTTGAAAGCTCTGAAGGGAATGAAGTTAGGAAAAGGGCAAGAGAACTGAAAAGCATCTGTCGTCAAGCAATTTCAAAAAGTAGCTCATCTTCTGCTAACCTGGATGCATTTATCTGTGATTTTTTAGCAGGACATGGCCATTGA
- the LOC121238928 gene encoding UDP-glycosyltransferase 87A1-like, with the protein MDSTKTDSSVGCRVVAMPYPGRGHINPMMNLCKQLVLKSPSTIVTFVVTEEWLGFIGEEPKPANIRFAAIPNVIPSEHGRGKDILGFVQAVSTKMEAPFEELLDRHEHPVSAIVADTYLVWAVGVGNRRNIPVASLMTMSATVFSLHHHLELLEQNGHFPVELSERGDELVDYIPGVPTMRLADLPALSFDYGLKVKPLSWECVLLVPKAQYLLFTCVNELEPQVFDTLRAKLPIPIYPIGPSIPYLELQDNVSGSHGNINGVNYFQWLDSQPIRSVLYISFGSLHSVPDAQMDEIVGGVRDSGVRCLWVSRGNNGRFKDGCGDMGLVVPWCDQLKVLCHSSIGGFWTHCGWNSTLEGVFAGVPMLTLPILFDQFPNSKQIVEDWKVGWRIKKEVRSKDLVTRGEISELLKRFMDQESNDGFKLRMRAKELQETCHRAIAEGGSTANNLEAFIKDISRGQS; encoded by the exons ATGGATTCTACCAAAACGGATTCATCCGTCGGCTGTCGCGTGGTGGCAATGCCCTATCCCGGTCGAGGCCACATCAACCCCATGATGAACCTTTGCAAGCAACTAGTTTTGAAAAGCCCATCCACCATCGTCACCTTCGTCGTCACCGAGGAGTGGCTCGGCTTCATCGGCGAAGAACCTAAGCCGGCTAACATACGCTTCGCCGCGATACCCAACGTCATTCCCTCCGAACATGGTCGTGGTAAAGATATTCTTGGCTTCGTTCAGGCCGTCAGCACGAAGATGGAAGCGCCCTTTGAGGAGCTACTCGACCGGCATGAACATCCGGTGAGTGCCATAGTGGCCGATACTTATTTGGTATGGGCCGTCGGAGTGGGGAACCGGAGGAATATTCCGGTGGCGTCATTAATGACCATGTCCGCGACGGTGTTCTCGCTGCATCACCATCTTGAGCTCCTTGAGCAGAACGGGCATTTCCCGGTTGAACTGTCAG AACGGGGAGACGAGCTTGTGGACTACATCCCTGGAGTCCCAACTATGCGTCTTGCAGATCTTCCTGCCCTTTCATTTGACTATGGATTAAAAGTCAAGCCTCTTAGCTGGGAATGTGTTTTGTTGGTGCCCAAAGCGCAGTATCTACTATTCACTTGTGTCAATGAGCTTGAACCTCAAGTCTTTGACACTTTAAGAGCAAAACTTCCAATCCCCATCTACCCCATTGGCCCTTCCATACCCTACTTAGAACTTCAAGACAATGTCTCTGGCTCCCATGGTAACATCAATGGTGTGAACTATTTCCAATGGCTGGATTCTCAACCCATCCGTTCTGTCTTGTACATCTCATTTGGAAGCTTGCACTCAGTCCCAGATGCTCAAATGGATGAAATTGTTGGTGGTGTGCGAGATAGTGGTGTTAGGTGCTTGTGGGTGTCAAGGGGGAACAATGGTAGGTTTAAGGATGGTTGTGGGGATATGGGTTTGGTGGTACCGTGGTGTGACCAATTGAAGGTTTTGTGCCACTCTTCCATAGGAGGGTTTTGGACACACTGTGGATGGAATTCCACATTAGAGGGTGTTTTTGCTGGTGTTCCAATGCTTACTTTACCCATATTGTTTGATCAATTTCCAAACAGTAAACAAATTGTAGAAGATTGGAAAGTTGGATGGAGGATTAAGAAAGAAGTGAGATCTAAAGATTTGGTGACAAGAGGAGAGATTTCCGAGCTCTTAAAGAGGTTTATGGATCAAGAAAGCAACGATGGGTTCAAACTGAGGATGCGAGCAAAAGAACTTCAAGAGACCTGTCACAGAGCAATTGCTGAAGGTGGATCAACTGCAAATAATCTTGAAGCTTTTATCAAAGACATTTCAAGAGGCCAATCTTGA
- the LOC121238925 gene encoding UDP-glycosyltransferase 87A1-like codes for MDPTKKSSSAVCHVVAMPYPGRGHINPMMNLCKQLVLKSPSILVTFVVTEEWLGFIGEEPKPANIRYATIPNVIPSEHGRAKDFPRFLQAVNTKMEAPFEELLDRLEHPVSAIVADTYVIWVVRVGNRRNIPVASLMTMSATVFSVLHHFELLVQNGHFPVELSERGDELVDYIPGVPTTRLADLPTFFSGDGLIILPLTRDCILSVPKAQYLLFTSVQELEAQVIDTLRAKLSIPVYPIGPSIPYLELQDNASGSDGNINGVNYFHWLDSQPFHSVLYISFGSFHSMSEAQMDEIVGGVRDSGIRCLWVSRGNTARFKDGCGDMGFVVPWCDQLKVLCHSSIGGFWTHCGWNSTLEGVFAGLPMLTSPIFFDQVPNCKRIVEDWKIGWRIKKDVKSKNLVTRGEISDLLKRFMNQEKNEGLELRKRAKELQDACHKAIAKGGSTENNLQAFIRDITRGQS; via the exons ATGGATCCTACCAAAAAGAGCTCATCCGCCGTCTGCCACGTGGTGGCGATGCCATATCCCGGTCGAGGCCATATCAACCCCATGATGAACCTTTGCAAGCAACTAGTTTTGAAAAGCCCATCCATCCTCGTCACCTTCGTCGTCACCGAGGAGTGGCTCGGCTTCATCGGCGAAGAACCTAAGCCGGCTAACATACGATACGCCACGATACCCAACGTCATACCCTCCGAGCATGGTCGTGCTAAAGATTTTCCCCGCTTCCTTCAGGCCGTCAATACGAAGATGGAAGCGCCCTTTGAGGAGCTGCTGGACCGGCTTGAGCATCCGGTGAGTGCCATAGTGGCCGATACTTACGTGATTTGGGTCGTCAGAGTGGGGAACCGGAGGAATATCCCTGTGGCGTCATTAATGACCATGTCCGCGACGGTGTTCTCGGTGCTTCACCATTTCGAGCTCCTAGTGCAGAACGGGCATTTCCCGGTTGAACTGTCAG AACGGGGAGACGAGCTTGTTGACTACATCCCCGGAGTCCCTACAACACGCCTTGCAGATCTTCCTACCTTTTTCTCTGGAGATGGGCTGATAATCTTGCCTCTTACCCGGGATTGTATTTTGTCGGTGCCCAAAGCGCAGTATCTACTATTCACTTCTGTCCAAGAGCTTGAAGCTCAAGTCATTGATACTTTAAGAGCAAAACTTTCAATCCCCGTCTACCCAATTGGCCCTTCCATTCCCTACTTAGAACTTCAAGACAATGCCTCCGGCTCCGATGGCAACATCAATGGTGTAAACTATTTCCATTGGCTGGATTCTCAACCTTTTCATTCTGTCTTGTACATCTCATTTGGAAGTTTCCACTCTATGTCAGAAGCTCAAATGGATGAAATTGTTGGTGGGGTGAGGGACAGTGGTATCAGGTGCTTGTGGGTGTCCAGGGGAAACACTGCTAGGTTTAAAGATGGTTGTGGTGATATGGGGTTCGTGGTACCCTGGTGTGACCAATTGAAGGTTTTGTGCCACTCCTCCATAGGAGGGTTTTGGACACACTGTGGATGGAATTCCACATTAGAGGGTGTTTTTGCTGGCCTTCCAATGCTTACTTCACCCATATTTTTTGATCAAGTCCCAAACTGCAAACGAATTGTGGAAGACTGGAAAATTGGATGGAGGATTAAGAAAGATGTGAAATCTAAAAATTTGGTGACAAGAGGAGAGATTTCAGATCTCCTGAAGAGGTTTatgaatcaagaaaaaaatgaggggCTCGAGCTGAGGAAACGAGCAAAAGAACTTCAAGATGCCTGTCACAAAGCAATTGCTAAAGGTGGATCGACTGAAAATAATCTTCAAGCTTTTATCAGGGACATTACAAGAGGCCAATCTTGA